From a single Gimesia fumaroli genomic region:
- a CDS encoding sialidase family protein: MKKAAPLMAALLLILNSSALLKAEKPVELKLESVQKIWDKDPHNAFTGLTRFKDQWFCVFRTGKKHVSADGALQVLSSKDGKTWKPVARITSETADLRDAKIAVTPQGQLMLSGAAALHQPAEMRHQSMTWFSDDGTHWSKGNKIGDPNMWLWGMRWNDGNVYSIGYHTGKEGPRFTRLYKSKDGKQYETVVDKLHDKGYTNESSLVFTKDKTCYCLLRRDGKGATGLLGISKPPYTDWQWKDLGVKIGGPELFQLPDGRFLATVRLYSPKAHTSICQIDVEKGTLTELLKLPSGGDTSYANMVLHDGLLNVSYYSSHEGKTSIYFAKVSYK; encoded by the coding sequence ATGAAAAAAGCCGCGCCGCTGATGGCAGCACTCTTACTGATTCTTAATTCATCTGCGCTCTTGAAAGCAGAGAAACCGGTTGAACTAAAACTGGAAAGCGTTCAAAAGATCTGGGACAAAGATCCACACAACGCTTTTACCGGACTCACGCGTTTCAAAGATCAATGGTTCTGTGTTTTCCGAACCGGCAAAAAACACGTCTCTGCCGATGGCGCCTTGCAGGTCCTTTCATCCAAAGATGGGAAAACATGGAAACCGGTTGCCCGCATCACCTCGGAGACTGCAGATCTGCGTGATGCCAAAATCGCCGTCACTCCGCAGGGACAGCTCATGCTGAGTGGTGCCGCCGCCCTGCATCAGCCTGCCGAGATGCGCCACCAGTCCATGACCTGGTTCTCAGATGATGGGACACACTGGTCCAAAGGAAATAAAATCGGCGATCCCAACATGTGGCTCTGGGGCATGAGATGGAACGACGGAAACGTGTATAGCATCGGTTACCACACCGGCAAAGAAGGCCCCCGATTCACTCGACTCTATAAAAGCAAAGACGGCAAACAATATGAAACCGTCGTCGACAAACTCCACGACAAAGGTTACACGAACGAAAGTTCGCTCGTCTTCACCAAAGACAAAACCTGTTACTGCCTGCTCAGACGCGATGGCAAAGGCGCCACTGGTCTGCTGGGCATTTCCAAACCGCCTTACACAGACTGGCAGTGGAAAGATCTCGGCGTGAAAATTGGGGGCCCTGAACTCTTTCAGCTCCCCGATGGCCGTTTTCTGGCAACCGTCCGTCTGTATTCCCCTAAAGCTCATACCTCAATCTGCCAGATTGATGTCGAGAAAGGCACGCTCACCGAACTCCTGAAACTCCCCAGTGGCGGCGATACCAGCTATGCCAACATGGTCTTGCACGATGGCCTGTTGAACGTCAGCTACTATTCCAGCCACGAGGGAAAAACATCCATCTACTTTGCGAAAGTCAGCTATAAATAA